A portion of the Colias croceus chromosome 25, ilColCroc2.1 genome contains these proteins:
- the LOC123703075 gene encoding juvenile hormone epoxide hydrolase-like, producing the protein MAEKTKKRPVKRNRNLVLPILSMLAALGASYYAYYKLNAPQAKPEVDFNAYWGPYPMEQNPDLSIRPFSVEFSDVMINELRNLILHRRPFPPPLEDSGFTYGFNSNFITRVLDYWHNKYNFADREKFFNKYNHSMTNIQGLDIHFVHVKPYVADDVEIVPLLLLHGWPGSFREFYELIPELAYRPEHNFALELIIPSLPGFGFSKAPVRRGMGPLEVAVVMKNLMDRIGHKKYYVQGGDFGHNIGSIMATMFTDNVLGFHSNMPIVLSHPMGTIYMLLGSIFPSYIVEPEIQDRVYPLSKQISFIMEESGYLHLQATKPDTVGIALTDSPAGLAAYILEKFSTWTNAENKKAADGNLTNFMLTHLLDNVMVYWVSNSITTSMRLYAEAFNKKRLETKFDMIPTDVPTWGIKFKHELITQPDIVLKLKYKNYLHTTVVDAGGHFAAFESPKILGQDILQAIMTFREFWGVSKTNPQEQQQPNPEKATSVHEFYVKDIYGRNIKLDKYKGYVLLIVNVASQCGLTDKNYQQLNELYEKYSKARDFRILAFPCNQFNGQEPGNSNDIVKFINNRGVKFDVFEKIEVNGDNAHPLWKFLKRTQSGTLGDFIKWNFSKFIVDKNGRPVERFGPNVDPIDLEPSLAKYW; encoded by the exons atggcagaaaaaactaaaaaaagacCTGTGAAAAGAAATAGGAACTTG GTACTTCCAATTTTATCGATGCTTGCTGCATTAGGGGCAtcttattatgcttattacaAACTTAATGCACCTCAAGCAAAACCAGAAGTTGACTTCAATGCTTACTGGGGTCCCTACCCCATGGAACAAAATCCAGATTTATCAATCAGACCTTTTTCTGTTGAATTTTCTGATGTG aTGATAAATGAATTAAGAAACCTCATACTACACCGTAGACCCTTTCCTCCACCTCTGGAAGACAGTGGTTTTACATATGGCTTCAATTCCAACTTCATCACCAGAGTATTGGATTACTGGcacaataaatacaattttgctGATAGAGAGaagttttttaataagtataacCACTCCATGACTAATATACAAGGGTTAGATATTCACTTTGTTCATGTGAAACCTTATGTGGCTGATGATGTTGaa attGTACCCTTACTTCTATTACATGGATGGCCTGGGTCATTCAGGGAGTTTTATGAGCTGATACCAGAGCTAGCTTATAGACCAGAACATAATTTTGCATTAGAACTTATTATACCTAGCTTACCTGGGTTTGGCTTTTCGAAG GCTCCAGTACGTCGCGGTATGGGACCTTTAGAAGTGGCTGTAGTAATGAAGAATCTAATGGACCGTATTGGCCATAAAAAGTACTATGTACAAGGCGGTGATTTCGGCCATAACATTGGCTCGATCATGGCAACTATGTTCACAGACAATGTCCTCGGTTTCCATAGCAACATGCCAATAGTATTATCTCATCCAATGGGAACCATTTATATGCTTTTAG GATCAATATTCCCAAGTTACATAGTGGAACCAGAGATTCAAGACAGAGTTTACCCCTTGAGCAAGCAGATTTCGTTTATTATGGAGGAATCTGGTTATTTGCATCTTCAAGCTACTAAACCGGACACAGTGG GCATAGCATTAACAGACTCTCCAGCTGGTCTTGCCGCATACATTCTAGAGAAATTCTCAACATGGACAAACGCTGAAAACAAAAAGGCAGCCGACGGAAATCTCACAAACTTCATGTTAACACATTTACTTGATAATGTCATGGTGTATTGGGTCAGTAATAGTATAACGACATCTATGAGATTGTATGCGGAGGCTTTTAACAAGAAACGGTTGGAAACTAAGTTTGATAT GATACCAACAGACGTACCAACATGGGGCATAAAATTCAAACACGAATTGATAACTCAACCAGACATTGTGCTAAAACTCAAATACAAGAACTACCTTCACACTACAGTAGTCGATGCTGGCGGCCATTTTGCTGCTTTCGAATCACCAAAAATACTGGGACAAGATATATTACAAGCTATCATGACGTTTAGAGAATTTTGGGGTGTTAG TAAAACTAATCCTCAAGAACAACAACAACCGAATCCCGAAAAAGCGACATCTGTCCACGAATTCTATGTTAAAGACATTTACGGGCGAAACATAAAACTCGATAAATATAAGGGCTATGTCCTCTTAATAGTAAATGTGGCATCCCAATGTGGTTTGACGGACAAAAACTATCAACAACTAAACgaattgtatgaaaaatattctaaagCGAGAGATTTTAGAATACTAGCCTTCCCTTGCAATCAATTTAATGGCCAAGAACCGGGAAATTCCAATGATATAGTCAAATTTATCAACAACAGAGGTGTTAAATTCGATGTCTTTGAGAAAATTGAAGTTAATGGAGATAATGCTCATCCATTGTGGAAGTTCCTAAAACGCACTCAGAGTGGCACATTAGGTGATTTTATCAAGTGGAACTTTTCTAAATTTATTGTTGATAAAAATGGCAGACCAGTGGAAAGATTTGGACCGAACGTTGATCCAATAGATTTGGAACCATCTTTAGCCAAATATTGGTAg